A window from Solanum stenotomum isolate F172 chromosome 7, ASM1918654v1, whole genome shotgun sequence encodes these proteins:
- the LOC125871198 gene encoding uncharacterized protein LOC125871198, protein MLLPSFDSLREKFASIFDKYFVANLCKVILFSGVILYLASIFLFIDPNCPTSPYEYSPISSNDTNLSHLIFGLLGSEKAWHYRKSYIETWWKPKLTRGYLFLDVSPNPNLLPWSKNSPPYRVSTNITKLVQETHHIAPIMARMVHGIKELIDQEHEGVRWVIMGDDDSIFFLENLVDVLGKYDHNKYYYFGGQSEYILSNFWYSFNQGFGGAGIIMSFPLAKALAQDMESCLRRYPHLRSADLITMTCIVDLGGSFIPLKGLHQIDLHGDISGFLSSHPKEPLISLHHFDAVSPIFPSMDRIQSTKHLMKAAKFDNSRILQQTICHHRLSNWTFSVSWGYSVHIYEKIMPRSHLIKPIETFDTWSGRPKNPPFYMFNTRSRVKDSCETPHIFYLKSIGGAQNKNEIMATYSRSVERKLQGCPIDGNHSANYVNKIQVYSPRKKRAEMGRCECCDIIHTTGSNKAQVKLRECFTNEKIA, encoded by the exons atgttacttCCTTCATTTGATTCATTGAGAGAGAAGTTTGCTTCAATATTTGACAAGTATTTTGTGGCTAATCTTTGCAAAGTTATCCTATTTTCTGGTGTTATTCTTTACTTAgcctcaatttttctttttatagatCCAAATTGTCCAACTTCACCTTATGAATATTCACCAATTTCATCAAATGACACAAATCTTAGTCATTTAATTTTTGGTCTACTTGGATCTGAAAAAGCATGGCATTATAGAAAAAGTTACATTGAAACATGGTGGAAACCAAAATTAACAAGAGGTTACTTGTTTCTTGATGTGTCACCTAATCCAAATTTGTTACCATGGTCAAAAAATTCACCCCCTTATAGAGTTTcaacaaatataacaaaattagtACAAGAAACTCACCACATTGCACCAATTATGGCTAGAATGGTACATGGTATCAAGGAATTAATTGATCAAGAACATGAAGGTGTTAGATGGGTGATTATGGGAGACGACGATTCGATATTTTTCTTGGAAAATCTAGTTGATGTTCTTGGAAAATATGATCATAACAAGTATTACTATTTTGGAGGTCAAAGTGAGTacattttatctaatttttggTACTCTTTTAATCAAGGTTTTGGTGGTGCTGGAATTATTATGAGTTTTCCATTGGCAAAAGCATTGGCTCAAGATATGGAGAGTTGTTTAAGGAGATATCCACATTTAAGATCTGCTGATCTTATTACTATGACTTGTATAGTGGATCTTGGAGGTAGCTTTATTCCTCTCAAAGGTCTTCATCAG ATCGATTTGCACGGTGATATTTCAGGATTTTTATCGTCGCATCCAAAAGAGCCATTAATATCTCTTCACCATTTTGATGCTGTATCACCAATTTTCCCTTCAATGGATCGTATACAATCAACAAAGCACCTTATGAAAGCAGCAAAATTTGATAATTCTCGTATATTACAACAAACAATATGTCACCATAGGCTTAGCAATTGGACATTTTCAGTATCATGGGGATATTCAGTTcatatttatgagaaaattatGCCAAGAAGTCATTTAATTAAACCCATTGAAACATTTGACACTTGGAGTGGTAGACCTAAAAATCCTCCATTCTACATGTTTAATACGAGGTCACGTGTAAAAGATTCTTGTGAAACTCCTcatattttttacttgaaatctATTGGGGGAGCGcagaataaaaatgaaattatggCCACGTATTCACGGTCGGTGGAGCGGAAGTTGCAGGGTTGTCCGATCGACGGCAACCATTCGGCGAATTATGTCAACAAGATTCAAGTCTACTCTCCTAGAAAAAAACGCGCAGAG atgGGTCGATGTGAGTGTTGTGATATTATTCACACAACTGGTTCAAACAAGGCACAAGTCAAATTGAGGGAATGCTTTACCAATGAGAAAATTGCTTAG